A region of the Gemmatimonadaceae bacterium genome:
CGCTCGCGCACGGCGAAGCGAGTCAGACGCAAGCCATCTGGGACGCGCTCGCGTGGGCGACCGCGCACCCGGCGATCAAGGGCCTGGTGGTCTACGAGGCGGGCGACTACGGTCAGGCGCGCGGTCTTCGCTCGCCAAGCGGCCGCTTGCGCGAGGCGACGTTGTACGTGATGGGAGCCATGCGAGCCTTACGAGAGGCGACGGTGACGACGCCGACGCCCTGAGCACGACGTCCAGAAAGGGATTCAAACGGCCCGAGCGATGCCCCGAATGATCCCTTCGACGCGCCGATCCGGATCGAAGTTCTCTTGCGCGAGCTGCTGCATTCGCCTCGCCGTCACCGCCCTGACGTTCTTTTCGTAACTTTCGAGATCACTCAACTCGCCGAACAGCCACGCATCGACGACGTCGCCGAGCACCGAGCTCCCACTCTGCTGCTGGATCGCGTGCACGCCGATCGCGTACGTTTGCGCACGTACGAGCTCCTCGGGTGAAACCGGCTCGTCACGCAACCGCTGGAACTGCGCGAGCAGGCCGTCGCGCGCAGCGATTTCTTTCTCCGGCGATGTCGCGATGTATGCCCCGAACGTCCCTGCCGCGCGACGCGACGAGTTGAATGCGGTGACGGTGTAGCATAACGACTGCTTGTCACGCAACTCGTCGAAGAAGCGGCCTCCCAACCCACTCGCGACGCTCGCGATCATCGCCGCGGCAAATCGGTCGGGATCGCTGCGCGACGGCCCAGGGAACAGTACACCCATCGCGGTTTGCGCCTTGTCGCGCCGTTCCGCCGACGTCGTCACGCCGCTCGGCCATTCAGGAGTAACGAGACGTGGGGTGTGTCCCCGCCCCAATTCGGAGAATTCGCGCGCCGCGAGCTCTGCGAGCGCTTCGGGATCACCGTCGCCGACGATGACGACGACTGGCGACGCGCTCGGCCCAAGCACGTGCTCGCGATGCCATACGAGCGTATGCGTCCGCTCGATGGCGCGCAGCGATTCTTCCGTCCCCGTTGCCGGCACGCCGTACGAGTGACCGTGAAACGCGGCCTGAGTCGCGAGACGCATTGGATAGCGGAACATGTCGTCGCGCGCGGCGATCACATCGGCGATCGCCACGGTGCGCTCGGTGTCCAGTACGTCGTTGTCGAACGTCGGATGTTGCGCCACGTCGGCGAGCAGTGAGATCGCCGCGGCCGCGTACGATGTCGGCACCGAGATCGTCCAGCCAAAGCTGTCGGACCCCACCGAGCCACTGACACTGCCACCCAGTACTTCCGCTTCCTCGGCGATCTGGAGCGCGGTGCGGCTCACCGTTCCTTTCTGCGCCGTGCGTACCATCAGTGTCGTTAGGCCACCGCTGGCGTCCGTCTCCTCGCTCGCCCCGCCAAGAGAGAACACGCCCGCGTGCACGAGCGGCGCGGCTGCCTTGACTCGAACGAGGATGGGCAGGCCGGACCGTGATTCGTACACGTGCACGCCGGCCTCGACGCGTTGCAAACGAACCCCGGCGACGTGAGGCGCCGGCTCGCCTGGCTGATACGGCGTGCTCGCCGGCAGCCCCTCCGGATGGCCGGTGTCGACCAGCGTGAGCATCGCGCCAGCATTCTCGGCGACGATGGCGCTCCCGTTAGGCCGGTACACGATCACGCCCGCTTGTTCGGGCGACAGATACCGCGCAGCGACGTCCGCGACCTGCTCGCTCGTCGTCGTCAACAGCCGCTCGACATACCAATCGCCGAGCCGCCAATCACCCAGCGCTTCCCACTCCGCGAGATAGTTCGCCTGACCCTCCATGTCCTCCAGTCGGCGAACCCAGCGCGACTCGTACAACCGCTTGGCACGGGTGAGCTCGTACTCCCCGACTGCTTCTTCGCGCGCGCGTCGCAGCTGGTCCCAGATTGCGCGCGCCGCTTCGACCGTCGTCGCTGGCGGCGTTTCGGCATGTATGACGAAAACGCCGAGATCTGTCGGCGTGTAGTCGTACGCACTCACGGCCGACGCGAGCTTGCGCTCGCGGACGGCGCGATACAGCCGCGACGCGCGACCGGCGCCGAGAACCATCGCGAGGAGGTCGAGCGCTGGCGTGTCGATATGTAACGTGCCGGGAGTACGCCAGCCCATCGCGATCTGCGTCTGGCCGATGTCTCCCGTCATCTCGCGGTAGCGAAAGCCGCCGATGCCTTCCTCGTTAGGCCCCGGCGTACGCTGCGGCGAGCCGCCCGGAAGGACACCGTAGAGCCGCTCCACCTCTCGCATCGCGTCGTCCGGATCGATCGCCCCGACGATCGACAACACCGTGTTGGCCGGGTGATAGAAGTTTCGATAGAACCGGAGCAACGCATCGCGTGTCAACGCGCGTAACCCTGGCTCACGGCCGATGCGCCACCGTCGAATGCGATGCTTGTCGTGGAGCAACTCGTATAACGTCTCCGTTGCCACGGCCGGCGGACTGTCAGCCTTTCGCTTCGCCTCCTGAATGATCACCTCGAGCTCGCGCGCCAACTCGTCCGTGTCGATGAGTGAATTGGCATATGCGTCCGCCTGGACTTCGAGTCCCTGCCGGAATCCCGTCGCCGGAAGAACCGTGTAGTAGCTCGTGTGATCGTAAATCGTCGCCGCGTTCAGGTACCCGCCAACGGCCTTCGTCTGCTTGGCAACCTCGCCGACACCTCGCGTTGGCGTGCCCTTGAAGTACATGTGCTCGAGCACGTGGGCGATGCCGACGACGTCATCCGTCTCGTCGAAATAACCCGCGCTCACGAATGTCACGATCGCGACGACGGGCGCGGAAAAATCGGGCTTGATCAAAACCTTCAGGCCATTCGGCAGCACCGTTCGGTGCACGCTCGCAGGCTCGATGGCAAACAGCGTCGCAGCGGTGGTCATGTGAACAAGCTAATCGCCCGAGCCATCACATCACTGCGTCGCCAGCGAACGCGTGCGGAGTATCCAGAGTCCGATGAGAAAGCATGTCGCTCCGTAGGCCGTCAGCCAGACTTGTGTCGTCCAGGGGAAGCTCGACGTCGTTCCCGCCACGTACGCATACAACTCCGAGGTTCGGTGCATCGGAGGAAGCAGATGGACCAGCCAGCCCCTGATGCCTGGATCCTCACCCCACATGCCCCAGCCGAGCGACGACACGATCCCGACAGTCACGAGCGACAACCAGTCGAAGCGCCAGATGGTCGACAGCATGAAGCCGATGCCGCCGAAAGCGACGTACATCGCCGCAATGACCGGAATGAAGCTGAGCGGTACTATCGGGCGCACGAGAAGCGCGAACGCGAACAGCAGGAGGAGGCTCACCGTCAGCAGCCCGCTCCCGTTCGCGATGAAAGCGTTCGTGTAGAAGCGCGGCGCGCTCACCGGCTTCGCGAAGTAGAACCGGAAGTAGCCGGTCTTCCGGTCGGTGGCGACGATACCGTTCGTCGCGAAGAGCGTCCCGAGCAGAATGAACGAAGCCATCGAGTCGCTGAAGAAACCCTGCACCACCGTCATTGGCAGCGTCGATACCGTGTACACGCGGCTATTCGTGAGGGAGCCGTTGAGAATCGGCATCAACGTAAGGTACGCATACATGATGAGCACGGCGGTCGTGGCTGGCGCCTGATGCAGCATGTAGTCGTGATACTGCCACCAGAAGTACCGTCCGAGTCGAGCATCGCGTGGCTTTGTCATGCGCCCTCGACCGCTTGCCGAAACTCGCGCTCGAGCGACGAGTACACTGGCGCGACAGACGCGATGAGTACTCCACGTTGGAGCAGAGCATGCAACGACTGATTGAGCGACGCGAGCGTCATCGGTGGAAGCTCCAACTCGTCCACGGCAACATCGCGCGCGTTCGGCAACAACTCCCGCGCCGTGGCCGTGCCCTGTGCGATGACGATGCGATACGGAATCGCTCCCGCATCAGCGCCGGTCGCACGCGTTTGCACCACGCGCTGCACACGCCCGTGATCGATGATCGCCACTCGATCCGCGATCCGCTGCAGCTCGTCGAGATTGTGCGACGCGATGAAGATCGCGCGCTCGGCGCTTCGCAAATCGGCGACGATCTCGCGAAAGCGTTGCGTCCACACCGGATCCAGACCGTGCGTCGGCTCGTCGAGTATCACCAGCTGCTCGTCGTGCAACAGCGCCTGCGCCAACCCGACTCGCTGAAGATTTCCCTTCGAGAGCTGGCGTATCTGCTTGCCCCAGTGTTCGGCCAGCCCAAGCCGATCCACCAGCTCCACGATGCGTCCCCGCACCTGCGCCGGCTCGATGCCGGCGAGCAGCGCATACCGCGAGAGAGCTTCCTCGAGCCGCCATCGTGGCGGAATCGTTACGATCTCGGACAGATAACCGACGCCATGTCGCTCGACGAACTCTCGCGGACGATGACCGCCGATCGCGATCACCCCGCTCGTGGGCTTCAAGTACCCGAGGAGGAGCGCGATGAGCGTACTCTTACCAGCTCCGTTGGGCCCGGCGAGTCCGAAGACCTCGCCGGCCTGAATCTCGAGGCTGACGTCGACAACGGCCTCGACACGTCGGCGAAATCCGCGGTAGGTCTTGCCGACGCGCTCGAAACGGACGAACGGAGAACCGGCCAGTGGGCTTCGCTCGTTAAGGGTGCGGCGCACCCGTCGGTGGTATCGTCATGCCCGGTGCCGGCTGCCCCGTCATCGGAGGAACCTGGGCCGTCGCGCATCGGCTCCAGTCTCCCTGGCCGGCTCGATTGAGCCAGACCTGCGCCTCGGTGGACCGGCCGAGCCGCATCATTGTGCAGCCGAGATAACCCATCGCCATGTGATCGCTGGTGTCGGCTGTTACCGCTCGCGTCAGAAAACGACGCGCGAGATCGTAGTTTCCAGCGCTCAGCAAATACAGACCGAGCTCACGCAGCGCCACCGCGTTCTGCGGACCTAACGAGACTGCCGTCTGGGCTTCTTGTCCGGCAATAGTCATGTTGCCGACTTCCCGGGCCATCCGCGACAGATAGACGTGGGGAAGCGGATCGTTCGGGTTGTCGCGTGCCGCCTTCGTGAACTCACCAACAGCCTGCTCGCGTTGACCACGCCGATAGGCATCGATACCAGACTGCAGTGCGTCGTTTTTCTTTCCGAACCAGCCTTGTGAGTACGCGCCAAAACCCAAACCGACGAGCAGCAATACGACGACGCCGGCGAGCACCGCCTTGATCCATGGCTCGAGGCCGTCGCGCGGCGGCGGAACGCGCTCGGGTGCGCCGAGCGGGGAGCTGCGCATTCCCTCGGTGTTGAGTGTGATCGGCGCCGGTGCCACCGCGCCCGCCTGATCCGCCATCAATCCCGATTCAAACTTGAGAAACGCATCGCGGGCGGCGTCGAGATCGGCGGGCGTCGGCTCGTAATCGGTCGCGTGCGCGCGCTCGCTCGCGGCGTGAAATTCCGCCAGCGCGTTCGCTTGCTCGAATGAGAGCAGCTGACGCTGTCGTGCCTCGCGAAGGAGCGGCTGGCCACTCAACGTGGTGCCCCCTACGAGCGAACGGAGCGCGGTTTCCACCGCGCTCCAGCTCTCCATCAAGTCCGCCGCAAGCTCTTCGAAGTGGCGCGACTGGTCCAACCGAGCGATCGCCGGTCGAGCGCGATCGAGGGCGGCCAGCGCGCTTCGTCGCGCGACGTCGGTCACCGGACGATTCGGAGGAGACCTGCGTCCGCGCTGCCCTTGATGAAGCTCTCCGCGTCGTGCGTCGGAATCTGGACGCCCGTCTCCCGGAAGCCGCGTCGCGCCGCGCGACGCATGAAGTCATCCATCGTGTGCGTTGGATCGCCTAACGTGTCACGCATACGCATCACGATCTCTTCCCACGATCCGGCGAACTTGCTGCCGTCTCGAGCAACGATCTGGTGCGCCGCATCGGCTTCCTCCTTCTGCTCCGCCAAGCCGCTGAGCAGCGTGCCGAAAAGCTCGAGCTGCCCGCGAGCGATCTGTGCCTCGCGTGAGCTCTCGTCGGCGCTATGCCGTGGATCGAGCTCCAGCAACAGCTCGTCGACGTCGTCGAGATCGGCCGCCAACTCCGACAGACGCTCGTCCCACGGCTTCAACTCCGGATCCTGTTCCGAGACCTTGTAAAGCGTTCGCTTCAACTCGATCAGCCGCCAGATCCCGAGTTCGTCCCAGTGATCATCCGGAGTGGTCTGCTCGAGATGATACAAGGCCGCCTCATACTCCCCGCGATCATACAGGATGTTCGCGAGATAGATGCGCGCTTCGGAATGCTCGTTGTCCAGCTGCAGCGAGCGACGCAGCGATGCGAGCGCACCGTCGTCGTCGCCCAGGCGATGCTGCGTGTAGCCGACGCACGACACAGCCTCTGCCGAATCGGGCGACTGCTGTACTGCCGTCTCGAAAAACTCCTTCGCTGACTCGAAAAAATCGGAACGCTCGCGGACGGAACCCTCGCGGAATAGCGCTCGACCGATTTGCAGCATCAGGTCGATGTCGTCGCCATAGCCCAGCTCCATCGTCCGATAGAAGCAGCGCAGGGCCGCTTCGTCCTGGCCCAGCTTCAGCAGCGATTCGCCAAGCCCGGCCAATCCATCCTCGTGCTCGGGCTCGAGCACCAGCGCGTCTTCGAAGCTACGACGCGCCCAGGCGAACTCTTCACGCGCCAGCTGGGCATACCCCACCCCGATGTGCAGCTCCACGGCGTTCGGATAGAGCGCGAGTCCCTCTCGGAGCACACGCAGCGCTTCCTCGTACTGACCTTCATTGTAAAGCTGATGGGCGCGCTCGTCGTACTCTTCCGAACTCAGGAACGGGGTGGGCATCGTGAGCAAGCCTCCAGCTCTGAGGATGTTCCTTGCCTATAGTACCCGGCGTTTCCGTCAAGTTCAATGGTGTTGCTTGGGCGCGAATTCACCGCAACAAAACGCACGCACGATGCTGCATTAGTGATCGCGCATCGCCCATCAACTGCACCGAATTCCGTCACTGTCACATCTTATTACGCCGCAAGCGAACGCGCGATATCCGCTGCAAGCGCCGCGTTGTTCTCCAACAGCGCAAGGTTGACGTCGAGCGACCTTCCATTAGTCAAACGACTGACTGCCTCCAGGAGAAACGGCGTGAGCGTAGGTCCTTCGATGCCCTTGCGTTCTGCATCCAGCAACGCTTGCGCAATCGCGCGCTCGACGTCCGAGCCTGGCATAGCCTGCTCCGCCGGGGGAGCCTGCACGACCAACACACTTTCGCCGTTGCCAAGCGACCAGTGGCTGCGCGCTATGGCCGCAATCTCATCGGCCGTGTCGCAGCGCACATTCAGCTGAATCCCGGTCTGCGCGGAAAAAAAGCCCGGGAGCTCGCTCGTCCGATATCCAATCACCGGGATGCCGAGCGTCTCGAGTCGCTCCCACGTTGCCGCGAGATCCAGAATCGACTTCGCCCCGGCACACACGACGACGAGACGCGACCGCGCAAGCTCGAGAAGATCGGCTGATTCATCTCGCACCTGCGCGTTGCGCTCGAGCTCTCCGCGAGTTCGTCGATGAACTCCACCGATGCCACCGGTTGCGAAGACGTGAATGTTCGCGAGCCGAGCGAGCACAAGCGTTCCCGCTACCGTCGTGGCGCCGTCGGCGCGCAGCGCCATCGCTGCACCAAGGTCGCGACTACTCACCTTTCGTACGCCGTCGCGACAGAGAAAGCGTTTCAGGTCTTCGCCCTCCAGACCGATCGTCGGACGACCGCGTGAGATCGCGGTGATCGCTGGGACGACGCCACGTTCCTCCACCGCTCCGAACATGCGCCGAGCTGCGTTGGCGTTTGCCGGTATGGGAAGACCTTGCGCGAAGACCGAGCTCTCCAGCGCTACAACAGGCTCCTGGTGATCGAGTGCGTGTCGAACCGGCGGCGAGAAATCGAGCGTAATGTCAGTGCGCACGCCGATAAGCTAAGACGTCGCCAAAGCGTCAACTCGATCCTGCCAGGCTCGAGCGTTGGGATGCGCCGGCAGGCCTCGCGCTGAGAATCAATCGGTCCGGCGCGTCGCCGAAGTAGCGGACGGGCCAACAGGTTGTGAGCGTGAGCAGCCGCTGCTTCGACCCGAACAGCGCCGGCGTGGCGCGGCCGACGATTCGTCGCTCGACAATGACCCAGGAATCGGTCGAGTGACCCGTTTCCGTGCGGATGGTGTCGCCAAGCTGTAGTTCGTCCAGCCGTCGGAAATGCCGGTCACGATGCGCCGAAATCACCGAATTGCCGGTCATTCCCGGAAGCGCGCTTCCGGGTAGATGACCTGGGCCGGCATTGAGCTCGTCGTCGCCGACTCCCTCGATGACTATCTCGTCGAGGTGAATGCGCGGAATGTGCAGGCGGGCGACGGGCGCTCCGATCGCCACATGATCGATGCCCAACATCCGATCGCCGGCTCGCGCTCGCGCCTGCGATACAAGTGCCTGCGCCTGCTGCTCGTTCCATTGCCGGCGCATCGAGTCTGCGCGAAGGGCACCGGAGGTGTACTTCGCGCCAGCGTACACAAGCATTGCGACGCCGAGGACGCACAACGTCGCACCGAGCGTCCGTCTCGTCAGCTCGAAGCGGGACTCCATCATGTGACCGCTACGTGCCCCGCGGGCGCAACCGAAGCACCAGGACCCCGACGGCGACGAGCCCTACTCCGACGACGAGCAGCGTCGGCAGCGACGTCGCCGTATTCGGCGCAATCGCGCCGCTCGAGAACGTCGTCGTCGAGCGCGCTCGTGCTGGCGCAGGTCGCGGCGGCAACGTTGTCGTGTCGACGCTCGCAAGCGCCGTGTCAGCAATGGACACCGCTGGCGTGCTCGTGCCGGCCGCCGAGTCCACCCACGTCTTCATCTCCGTTAGGCTCATTCGGCTCGCGCTGTCGGCGCGCGCTTTCGCCACGGTCGCTGGCGACTTCGGCCTGGCCGTGTCGGCAGCGGCCCTGCGCGGCGGAGCGACGTACGTCGTGAACTGCGCCGGA
Encoded here:
- a CDS encoding ABC transporter ATP-binding protein; the encoded protein is MRRTLNERSPLAGSPFVRFERVGKTYRGFRRRVEAVVDVSLEIQAGEVFGLAGPNGAGKSTLIALLLGYLKPTSGVIAIGGHRPREFVERHGVGYLSEIVTIPPRWRLEEALSRYALLAGIEPAQVRGRIVELVDRLGLAEHWGKQIRQLSKGNLQRVGLAQALLHDEQLVILDEPTHGLDPVWTQRFREIVADLRSAERAIFIASHNLDELQRIADRVAIIDHGRVQRVVQTRATGADAGAIPYRIVIAQGTATARELLPNARDVAVDELELPPMTLASLNQSLHALLQRGVLIASVAPVYSSLEREFRQAVEGA
- a CDS encoding class D sortase translates to MMESRFELTRRTLGATLCVLGVAMLVYAGAKYTSGALRADSMRRQWNEQQAQALVSQARARAGDRMLGIDHVAIGAPVARLHIPRIHLDEIVIEGVGDDELNAGPGHLPGSALPGMTGNSVISAHRDRHFRRLDELQLGDTIRTETGHSTDSWVIVERRIVGRATPALFGSKQRLLTLTTCWPVRYFGDAPDRLILSARPAGASQRSSLAGSS
- a CDS encoding tetratricopeptide repeat protein, with translation MPTPFLSSEEYDERAHQLYNEGQYEEALRVLREGLALYPNAVELHIGVGYAQLAREEFAWARRSFEDALVLEPEHEDGLAGLGESLLKLGQDEAALRCFYRTMELGYGDDIDLMLQIGRALFREGSVRERSDFFESAKEFFETAVQQSPDSAEAVSCVGYTQHRLGDDDGALASLRRSLQLDNEHSEARIYLANILYDRGEYEAALYHLEQTTPDDHWDELGIWRLIELKRTLYKVSEQDPELKPWDERLSELAADLDDVDELLLELDPRHSADESSREAQIARGQLELFGTLLSGLAEQKEEADAAHQIVARDGSKFAGSWEEIVMRMRDTLGDPTHTMDDFMRRAARRGFRETGVQIPTHDAESFIKGSADAGLLRIVR
- a CDS encoding pitrilysin family protein, with product MTTAATLFAIEPASVHRTVLPNGLKVLIKPDFSAPVVAIVTFVSAGYFDETDDVVGIAHVLEHMYFKGTPTRGVGEVAKQTKAVGGYLNAATIYDHTSYYTVLPATGFRQGLEVQADAYANSLIDTDELARELEVIIQEAKRKADSPPAVATETLYELLHDKHRIRRWRIGREPGLRALTRDALLRFYRNFYHPANTVLSIVGAIDPDDAMREVERLYGVLPGGSPQRTPGPNEEGIGGFRYREMTGDIGQTQIAMGWRTPGTLHIDTPALDLLAMVLGAGRASRLYRAVRERKLASAVSAYDYTPTDLGVFVIHAETPPATTVEAARAIWDQLRRAREEAVGEYELTRAKRLYESRWVRRLEDMEGQANYLAEWEALGDWRLGDWYVERLLTTTSEQVADVAARYLSPEQAGVIVYRPNGSAIVAENAGAMLTLVDTGHPEGLPASTPYQPGEPAPHVAGVRLQRVEAGVHVYESRSGLPILVRVKAAAPLVHAGVFSLGGASEETDASGGLTTLMVRTAQKGTVSRTALQIAEEAEVLGGSVSGSVGSDSFGWTISVPTSYAAAAISLLADVAQHPTFDNDVLDTERTVAIADVIAARDDMFRYPMRLATQAAFHGHSYGVPATGTEESLRAIERTHTLVWHREHVLGPSASPVVVIVGDGDPEALAELAAREFSELGRGHTPRLVTPEWPSGVTTSAERRDKAQTAMGVLFPGPSRSDPDRFAAAMIASVASGLGGRFFDELRDKQSLCYTVTAFNSSRRAAGTFGAYIATSPEKEIAARDGLLAQFQRLRDEPVSPEELVRAQTYAIGVHAIQQQSGSSVLGDVVDAWLFGELSDLESYEKNVRAVTARRMQQLAQENFDPDRRVEGIIRGIARAV
- a CDS encoding tetratricopeptide repeat protein, with protein sequence MTDVARRSALAALDRARPAIARLDQSRHFEELAADLMESWSAVETALRSLVGGTTLSGQPLLREARQRQLLSFEQANALAEFHAASERAHATDYEPTPADLDAARDAFLKFESGLMADQAGAVAPAPITLNTEGMRSSPLGAPERVPPPRDGLEPWIKAVLAGVVVLLLVGLGFGAYSQGWFGKKNDALQSGIDAYRRGQREQAVGEFTKAARDNPNDPLPHVYLSRMAREVGNMTIAGQEAQTAVSLGPQNAVALRELGLYLLSAGNYDLARRFLTRAVTADTSDHMAMGYLGCTMMRLGRSTEAQVWLNRAGQGDWSRCATAQVPPMTGQPAPGMTIPPTGAPHP
- a CDS encoding pseudouridine-5'-phosphate glycosidase gives rise to the protein MRTDITLDFSPPVRHALDHQEPVVALESSVFAQGLPIPANANAARRMFGAVEERGVVPAITAISRGRPTIGLEGEDLKRFLCRDGVRKVSSRDLGAAMALRADGATTVAGTLVLARLANIHVFATGGIGGVHRRTRGELERNAQVRDESADLLELARSRLVVVCAGAKSILDLAATWERLETLGIPVIGYRTSELPGFFSAQTGIQLNVRCDTADEIAAIARSHWSLGNGESVLVVQAPPAEQAMPGSDVERAIAQALLDAERKGIEGPTLTPFLLEAVSRLTNGRSLDVNLALLENNAALAADIARSLAA